Proteins co-encoded in one Chloroflexota bacterium genomic window:
- a CDS encoding IS200/IS605 family transposase, with protein sequence MSIYLHKSHNVSVLLYHLVFPTKYRRL encoded by the coding sequence ATGAGCATCTATTTACACAAGAGCCACAATGTAAGCGTATTGTTGTATCATCTGGTGTTTCCAACGAAATACCGTCGGCT